caatctcagtttcaatagaagtggtttgaaattgataatgaactaatttttcaataaaatccacttcctgtaaatcattatcatctccaggttgcttgtaaatgttgaaaatattaatctccaatgtcatgtttccaaatgatagcttcatcagtccattcctacaattaatcaatgcattagaagtggcaagaaatggacgtcctaaaatgacaggaattgaattacatgcttcaacaggttgtgtatccaagacaacaaaatctacagggtaaatgaatttatcaacttgtactaacacatcctcaactattcctctaggaacttttatagatctatcagcaagtaaaagagttacagaggttggttttaactcacctagattgagactctgaaaaactgaatatggaagtaaattcacactagctccaaaatcaagtaaggctctttcaattttatgttctccaataaagcaagaaattgtaggacaaccagggtctttatatttcaaagcattattgttctgaagaatggcacttacttgttcggctaaaaaggctttctttttcacattcatttttctcttcacagtgcacagatgtttcaaaaatttagcataggaaggaacctatttaatagcatccaacaaaggtatattgatccttacctgtttgaaaatttcaaagatttcagagttgtgattgacttttctttgtttggtcatgacatgaggaaatggaagtgctagcGGGGAATCAggcttctctttgcaatgttcaggttcaaccccttccttacccttagagatagactcatcatctttctcacaaggttcaagaataggtttttcaataaccttaccactacgaagagtgatgattgatttgacttgatccatgtgttggcttccagaaccacttgcatttgcattgtattgcccctttggattttgctgtggttgagaaggaaacttacctttctcttggaaactgagagcagttgttaattttgcaagagcatctttaaaatctgtcatgctttgagcaagttgagtgttgattgtctcctgcttttcaatgaatgcatgcaatgtttcctcaagatttcttctaggagatggagcataaggaggtgcatatccatgagaattttgaaaattatagtgtgcttgaaacggtggctgtgaagtttgtgcattattattgtcactcttccaactgaaatttgggtgatttctccaaccaggattgtatgtttgcgagtatgggttatggttgggcctttggaaattatttaaagcatgggcttgttcatggaggcattccttaaaagaaggcaaagttggacaatcattgtgatacggttcagccatgtgatacgacccaagtaaggtcagattcggattttggcgtaaaaagcgcaacaatccaggtttacggcaacagtcataattctcaatccgaccgttgtaTCAGTTggatgatgcgaacctcgtgatcacgtggtcacgcaacccacaatcaagattgagatctgatcccggaaagccgaaataggtctgatatgagtgcgacacaatggaaacctgccccaaggcaccaacactattggaatgagtagaatgacgccacgaagccagttaatcttcgataagtcagattcagttcgttcaagaactgaagaatgcaagaatcactctcacacgttaaaactgaaaatttcagaataataatcatcaaagctcccgaaattgtggcttacatgagtttaaatagttcttgaaaagttaaccctaatggaccccttatgtggacttatatgaggtccactcaaaactggcccaaaaccctaaactgaaaagcccataacctgatccaaacaagccttggaccctagctcaaaacaaagttttaattaagcccaaacattaaagaaaataataaaaatatgtaacttgtcattaaataccaccacccttctttccttgtgtagctaggatgaataaggaatccttataagaaaaggattctgaaacattaatgaatccttgccacactaggagattatattgcaactcattaaagatccttgtggaactaggaaattcccaaaaccagctcccacatccttggaggaaaagaatcctaatcaaataggaagtccacaagtcaaatggaagtaaataacaaaatccgtacagcccctgttgaccagtattggggtgccttaccgaactccgattgaccttcaattttaacccaaggtagtaagatatgtctggagagtccacataaaatattagcccgatccaacggtcggattgagaattatgattgttgccgtaaacctggattgttgcgctttttacgccaaaatccgaatctgaccttacttgggtcgtatcacagggctgaaccgtatcattccctccctcttcaagaagattcgccctcgaatcttaaatagcattaatggtgacttcagtagcctcttgtttaagccttcggaatccccttattgctaacacctttctccaacaacactgtatagaagtagtgactgacaagaatttcaaataagcacgccgtactgaccacttgcgtacatacttttgaatgataaccacagcgactctccttcgtctttcatccttttggcgttgtacctcgtTTTCcaatgaagcttcaagatcatagaataatcttctacacttatcaacttctcgttctagaacccccaaaccatggcttagtatttcgcatcgttgatctacaatcctcctctgttccctctcccttagtgaatacatgacacagataggggaaaaaaacaagaagacgacgacaagaatagagtttatagcatgaagaacattgattttagactcgagaatacaaatctgacttttgtttggaccagaacttatcgaaaaacaaactaatgcgagggtgatgaaaatgactcaaacaacagccaaatatcaaaatatgatgatagtataatggcaggaacgaaatcaacagaaacaaaacaagttttgaaagataacaccaaacagacccgttacgacaaaacaagacctatttcgggaaacctaaagaaaccgatatccaaatgatctcgaatttaatttgtattattaaaatactatgaaatcactaaaaatcaatttataggtcgttctcttatttctaggtacccaaactccttgtatgatcagtttgcggcagaattgatcctccaattaaaacctccagaagccggaatcaaaatatgcccaaatttaatatatggtgcgatctcatccccaatacacataatataaagtttcaacttattctaaggtgtttttcttacggctcactaatagtagtgtttctgcggcagaattgaacctcgaattaaaacctgaagcaaacaatatcgaaatatgtccaaatttgatatatgttGCGATCTCACCccaaatagactgaatatgaagtttaaattgattccaaggtgttttacctagggttcactaagagtagtgtttttgcggcagaattgaaactcgaattaaaacctcaagcaaataatatcagaataagcccaactttgatatatcatgcgatcccacccccaatagactgaatataaagtttaaattgattccgaggtggtttgcttatggttcaccaagatttgtgtttctgcggcaaaaattgaatgatctttcaaatttcaactaatcactcttttctctatttctttctgattttgttttctttttaacaaactgatatgattagagacagtaacaagatgaaatataattttttttttttttgcttagatgacacagacacgaagaacaagaagatggatgcaaacactgaaaaacttaagggacactaaaaaaaacgaaaataacagaatgatatgaccttgtttcggagcctagctctgataccaactgatgcgaacctcgtgatcacgtggtcacgcaacccacaatcaagattgagatctgatcccgaaaagccgaaataggtctgatatgagtgcgacacaatggaaacctgccccaaggcaccaacactattggaatgagtagaatgacgccacgaagccagttaatcttcgataagtcagattcagttcgttcaagaactgaagaatgcaagaatcactctcacatgttaaaactgaaaatttcagaataataatcatcaaagctcccgaaattgtggcttacatgagtttaaatagttcttgaaaagttaaccctaatggaccccttatgtggacttatatgaggtccactcaaaactggcccaaaaccctaaactgaaaagcccataacctgatccaaacaagccttggaccctagctcaaaacaaagttttaattaagcccaaacattaaagaaaataataaaaataagtaacttgtcattaaataccaccagcccttctttccttgtgtagctaggatgaataaggaatccttataagaaaaggattctgaaacattaatgaatccttgccacactaggagattatattgcaactcattaaagatccttgtggaactaggaaattcccaaaaccagctcccacatccttggaggaaaagaatcctaatcaaataggaagtccacaagtcaaatggaagtaaataacaaaatccgtacagcccctgttgaccagtattggggtgccttaccgaactccgattgacctgcaattttaacccaaggtagtaagatatgtctggagagtccacataaaatattagcccgatccaacggtcggattgagaattatgactgttgccgtaaacctggattgttgcgcgttttacgccaaaatccgaatctgaccttacttgggtcgtatcacagggctgaaccgtatcacattggttgcatgctcatttgtttcacagatttgacacacaatgtcttgaacagattttaattgaccactctttttcaattctagtgcctcgacttttctagctaaagatgcaaacttggcttggaggtcatgatcttccctaaggttgtgcatacctccactagatgtatgaggttgagttttatttggtgcctcataagtacctgtggtatcccaattttgagcattttcggctagcaagtctaggtactccattgcttcattagggtctttatcttcaaaggttccattgcacatcaattcaaccatttgcctatctctaggtgttaaaccttcataaaaatatgaaaccaatctccatgtttcaaaaccatgatgtgggcaagtattaagcaaatctcgatacctatcccaacattggtaaaatgtttctcctggcttttgagtgaaagtgatgatttgtcttttgaaagagtttgttctgtgagacggaaaaaacttctttaaaaattgttgttgcatttcatcccaagcacgaatagatcctggtctcaaattttgtagccatgttttagctttatcttttaatgaaaaaggaaaaagctttaatcgaatggtgttcatgctacaatttgagtcattataggtattacagacctcctcaaattcccttaaatgcaagtatggattttctaggtctaaaccatgaaaagaaggtaaaagttgaataatgcctggcttaaaattaaaatgagatgcatcaggagggaaaactatgcatgagggtgcacttgttcttgtgggattcatgtggtctctaagtgttctcatacggttattctcattattctcattatgaagtgattgattatctttttcggccatattttctgaaaatgatgagtataccctacaaagtcgaccacttaatgtacgtgaccaaactcgcatgcacgtgtaagaagagaataaaaggaagaaaagaaaagagaagaaaacgaaacaaaagaacacaaaagaaacaaaagttaaacaaaagtaataaataacccagcaagaccggggtcgaaccacaaagaggttaattgtataaattataaataacaacacaataataacaacaataacaataataataacaataatagtactagtactagtaacaataataataatactcagtacgtggcgttgttatacctgagaatgatctaaaatatcaggtcacaggtttccagcctttatactgagtttatgaacatataataataataataataacaacaacaacaacaacaataataaagaagagaaggaagaaattaatgagaactttgagttgaaagattaatgtaaggattaaacaacgataaaaataaatgtcaaggttagaggatccactaatggtacttcaaacaagtatagtataaactcttattactcaattggaaaccacacataaaggaggttccaatcagattataaattgttaacatgattacattagttatcttattcgaataaagctaatacttgtaaatgttggcaggcattcatgattataacttatgttaacaacaaatcaagtccctttcatagctcaggtgtcggttataccatacagtatgggctatgaaagtaccaagtatttgttgtaccaagtgttatacaacataaatctagattaaccatttaacaagcaaagtattaaaagtgaacaagataataaatataaaacatgttagtatccaatgttaaggtccatgttaagtttatattatacttattcttacaccattagtgtacccttttcaccttgacataattaacttagctaaacataatgaaagaaagaaacataaatgaacaagataagaacataaatgagaaagaagttaactaagtaaaggaaaggaaaagaagtgcataaacttgatattaatgaaagcaaaacataagcaatacaaagagagaaagcaagagcatgatcttgatctggaaaccaagatgcctcaatacatggtaagtgcctccttttataggccaaaatttggaactattgatttgttgactaattgatgagtgggtggccacatcttgacttgataacaatccttatcttcttgtctgaacaagacgtcattgctaacatcataatttgcccagaatcctcaggaatgttctaggaaattgtctcagctttccaacaaaaaaaagatgaggtcatttggacttctagaactcaagatatgggctgaacactaaatagtgtctggacagcttcggacttcttcgttgttccttcaatttggacttcaaaacgacctttttagatcttgggctcctcatgaaagttgtaggcctttgtcttacctttccatccatataaaatggacctaaatccgagatctagagctccagatatgatccaattaccaagcaatgttctggtttggactgcaccgacatctcttttctaagtttggccatctctttgtcctttaactttcaatgcttaaactcatcaatcaatccttttatttatgtgatattcctgcatttaaaatgagcatttaccataaattaaggtatcttatactatcaaacttgttattataaaacatgctttcgttaaggagttattgatacttcaagtgcaaaatgatgatataaaaccttgataaacatgcacttttaagtactaatcagtgaagcttagaaaagagatgtcggtgcagtccaaattggaacactgttcggtaattgggtcatatcttgacttctagatgtccaaatgacctcaattgtttggatagattcagtaagacataggcctacaactttcatgtggaatccaagatttaaaaaggctattttcaagtccaaattatagcaataacggagaagttcgaatctgtcctacagctcAGACACTGTTCAGTATTCAGCCCaaatctcgagttctagaagtccaaatgatcttaatttttttttcctggaaagctgagacaatttcctagaactttcatgagtaaaggTGGTTCCAATTCTaacgttagcaatgatgttttgttcagacaagaagataaggattgttaccaagtcaagatgtggctacccactcaacaattattcatcaaatcaatagttccaaattttagcctataaaaggaggcatttgtcatgcatttagacatcttggtgttcagatcaagatcaagCTTTGgtctcttttttgtattttataatgtttaagttttattttatgttatattaattttttgtttgtgcttttcatttcctttcctttacttatatagttatgttcttatcttgtttatttatgtttttttctttcattatgtttagctaaatctattatgtcaaggtgaaaaggttacactaatggtgtaagaataagtttagtataaactcaacatggactttaatgcttggtactaacatgttttatatttattaccttgttcacttttaataccttgcttgttaaatggttaatctagatttgtgttgaacaaccattggtacaacaaatgcttggcacttttatagcctaaccgtatggtataacctacacttgtgctatgaaaggaacttaatttgttgttaacataagctatcaccatgaatacctgataatatttacaagtattggcattactcgaataagataattaatgtaatcatgttaacaatttataatctgattggaacctcctttgtgtgtggtttctagttgagtaataagagtttatactacacttgtttgaagtatcattagtggatcttctaaccttgatatttgtttttatcattgtttaatatccttacattaatcttacatctcaaagtcatttttattattactattactattattactatcattattattactattactactattattactactactaattattattagtattgttattgttattgttgttgttg
This Populus alba chromosome 7, ASM523922v2, whole genome shotgun sequence DNA region includes the following protein-coding sequences:
- the LOC140955817 gene encoding uncharacterized protein, whose amino-acid sequence is MAEKDNQSLHNENNENNRMRTLRDHMNPTRTNRQMVELMCNGTFEDKDPNEAMEYLDLLAENAQNWDTTGTYEAPNKTQPHTSSGGMHNLREDHDLQAKFASLARKECLHEQAHALNNFQRPNHNPYSQTYNPGWRNHPNFSWKSDNNNAQTSQPPFQAHYNFQNSHGYAPPYAPSPRRNLEETLHAFIEKQETINTQLAQSMTDFKDALAKLTTALSFQEKGKFPSQPQQNPKGQYNANASGSGSQHMDQVKSIITLRSGKVIEKPILEPCEKDDESISKGKEGVEPEHCKEKPDSPLALPFPHVMTKQRKVNHNSEIFEIFKQVPSYAKFLKHLCTVKRKMNVKKKAFLAEQVSAILQNNNALKYKDPGCPTISCFIGEHKIERALLDFGASVNLLPYSVFQSLNLGRPFLATSNALINCRNGLMKLSFGNMTLEINIFNIYKQPGDDNDLQEVDFIEKLVHYQFQTTSIETEIDESDDLQMVYFQESKACNWRPQIEELPPRSIEPIPSSVQPPKPELKLLPFNLKYSFLGENETFPVIISSKLNEHQEDGYSGYNQIEIALEDQEKTTFTCPFGTFAYRRMPFGLCNAPATFQRCMLSIFSDMVERFLEIFMDDFSVFGDSLDDCLTNLEKVLSSDHAALKYLLSKKDSKARLACGGHFSSRKTTAKILQSGFYWPTMFKDSHAFCKTCENCQKLGSISKRHMMPLNPILVIEIFDCWGIDFMGPFPPSIGFVYILVAVYYVSKWIEAIPSRNNDHKTVIKFLKDNILSRFGIPRAIISDGGTHFCNKPFASLMKKYGITHKVATPYHPQTSGQVELANREIKQILEKTVNPNRKDWSLRLNDALWAYRIAYKTSLDDDGVELLGFMCVIRRRRVFCPQEVKI